acaaattttatatcgttggaaatctttttaaaagagctacgcaacgagtacaaacaagaatatcaaatttttgtttttaacgaaaaaatcggaggtgatcctcattttaggaaatttttttgaaaacttgatatttaaccattatgcagtcaccaaatacgatgcataacacattctgcagacgcataacgaattatgcaaccatttttcgtctgcataacaagttatgtatctgcataacaaagttatgcatctataacaagttatgtaaccattgttttggttgattttagccgtacacataaaaaattgatgcataatgcagtatgcatccatatttacggatgcataatgcagtatgcatccatatttacggatgcatatcaggttatgcatctattttctcgatgcataatgcattatgtagccatattttcggacgcataacaggttatgcaggttttctggactgcataacaagttatgcaacaaattttgtagatgcataacaggttatgcatccattttcacgaatgcataacatgttatgcagacagtttctcgactgaatgacatgttatgcagtcataaccacatcatcatcttctttcatgtttcattaactcccacgcaaaccattatctttcaactattcgggggctcttggtcaaaatcatgtatttacaccatcatcttctttcatgtatttacacaatcatctgcaattaaacctgcataacaggttatgcaggttttctggactgcataacaagttatgcaacaaattttgtagatgcataacaggttatgcatccattttcacgaatacataacatgttatgcagacagtttctcgactgaatgacatgttatgcagtcataaacacatcatcatcttctttcatgtttcattaactcccacgcaaaccattatctttcagttattcgggggctcttggtcaaaatcatgtattttcaccatcatcttctttcatgtatttacaccatcatctgcaattaaaccttcttcacaactcatccagtattgcttactccaactcaattcacggctgagagtttcataaaaatctgaaattcatttcaaaatcttcattgaaaacaagttttgatcataaatctatgatgaccaaaccgtgttctacaaatccatttagggatttttgctgctGCCATTAGTAACAGTAGTGAATTTAAATTTTAATGAAGAGAATCGGTAGTAAGAGTGTTCGTcgttaattcgaagaagaagacgatttggtgctgctgttgagatcaatcgaatttaggcatgaatttgttctcgaaatcaatcgaatctctccctttttctgagatctaggtatagtggagaagaagaagaagaaaaaaagacgaagaataagaaaaaaaaaaaagacaaacaaaattttatatattttgggtttgagaataattttcttccagaatttgggtgcgcgcctgtagttttgggagcgtgggtttcacagtagaacacatcagggagaatgggtctccctgtagttttcactactAAGAAATCCAAATTTTCCAAATCTTAGACGAGTCGGTCCATTTAAGAACGATTTAGTCCAAAttaagtttttttatgttttattatGTGATTGTTGGTTTCTTATGTTTTATTGTTTTTTCCTGGATCCAGGTTAACTGCTAAACCGTTTTATGCAAATCCTGCCATTATTTAGCAAGAGATTGGCatggttgatatttttgtcaGTCGGTGCAGACTCGAGTGGCTATCATGAATGttgtatttttttaatatttgtcgatgtgtacatagttgtacactggtgtgaattaattttttcttaaaatgtgaaaattatatagtcatatgagtactctttttgtagacattgaaaagagctttccgaatatataaagttgtaaattttggacgagcggtttgaaagataaattgtttttaaaatatttatatattatttaaaattgttgacatcatcatgagttaTTTTGAACTAAAATGTGAATGATAAGATTATAAGTGTATTTTTCATATatttggactaatttgtacctagtcgACTCGAGCTGGACTAAATGGTATTTTTGGActgatttttggactaaaccatatttttccATTTCTAAACCTCTTTCGACGCTAACAATTTTCGGGTTTGGGATGCTCGTACCATCAACCAATAATTTTATCATTGTACTACAGTGACATCTTTAATAGCAAATAGGTTGTTTGCTGACTTTTGGTCAAATAGGGATTGGTGCTAGCCAGAGAGAGGCTATGACTTAGCAAGTTGTTTACTCACTTCTTAGAGGCAACCACTAAGGGGACTAATTCACCCATTTCTAAATCACCAACTTTCACAGTCAACATGAAAGCTGGACCAGATTTTCAATAAGCTAAATCAGTTATGACACATAGCCAAGCCCAAATGAACCACAGCCCAATATGAAATAGCTTTTCTGCAAAGTCTGGAAGATTATAAGAGCATTCCAATGGCAATGGTGGTAGATGGGATAGTAATTAATTTGGTTTTTATTCAGAAAAAAGTCTGATTGGAAAACCTAAATTTGGTGATACTACATAGAAAAATCAGAAAAGAATTTGGGTTTCATATTCGAGTCCGTTTTTGTGCATATTACAGTATGATTTTAATAGATTATGCAAATTTATCTAGGAACTATTTTAGATATTTTTCTGATGCAAGGGCCTAGATGATACCAGATTAGATTATTGGTTGGCCCCGAATATATAGCTTAGGCAGGTGCCTAGTTGAATGTTGCTCTCCTAGTCTCTTTTTCAACTGTTCACTCGTCATCTCTCTGGCTGGATACCACCATACACTAGTTGTCCTGAGAGTATGGGTTATCCGGTTATGGATCATATGGGAAGTCAAAAAAACTCATTTAGTCTCCTTTTCCCCTATGGCCTATGATGCATTATGAAGTCTGTATAACTCATCCCTACACCACTGCAACATCATTAACAGTATGTGTAGCTTCGCCAAAATATCCATCTGACAGCTACGAAATGTTTCCGTCAGCTTATGAGTGTTGATTTAGACGCCTCACAGAGAAGAAAAAACAAAGCAAGGAAAGAGTAAAAATTCGGAAGCAGGCAAAAAAGCGAGGCTTGAAAGAAATAACTGTTCTTGTCTCCGTAGAACTAGTGTCTTCAGATTTCAGACAACAGTAAGGATTTTAAACAATCTTTAAATTATACAGATTACAATGAAGAAAGTGCAGGCTTTAAAACATTCCATAGAACAGAAAATAGAAAAATGCTGAAACTGTTAATTATGAAGTAAATGAACAATACAATCCGTAAGCTGCAAGATACCCTTCGCCGTGCTGAGCAGAGTCGGATTAGAATCGCTCTGTAAAGTAAAGATATCATCAGTAAGTTGAACAGTCAAGATATATGCTGCCTCTGTATTCAGTTTTCTGTAAAATCCCTGCTATACCCTGCCACAGACCTCGCAGACCAAAAAGTCACCTGCCTGCTAGAGATCTTCTGTTATCTGGTTATCAACCCAATCGAAATAACTATATTCCTTAACAGCAGTAAGATCATTAGTAAAACGCAAACCATGATAAAGGGTACCTTCATTATACCTTACAATGAAACGCATTGCAGTGGCTTTGTGCATATGAACCATGACATATTTTGTGCATATGTTGACATACCAAGTTAACAACAATATTATCTCCCCTAGTCCAAGTCAAGTATTGTGGTGCACCATATTTTCTAGCGAGTCTCCTTCTGTAGCACTTAGCTTAAAATTAGATGGGAGTCATGGGACGACCAACCATTTTAGTTATATTCAACAAATTGTGGTGCACGATGAAGTAATTTATGTCATATGTTGTGTCCACGCATGCTACATAAGAATGTTCAATTGAAAAAACTGTATCGAAAGTAATAGATAAAAAGACCAGCCAGACAAAAAGTTCAAGGGAGGGAAACAACAAACAAACTGGAAGATTGTCTTTTCCTATGCCGCCATGTCGATAACCCCAGGAGACGCAGGTGCAGGTGACTCAACAAAATGGAGGCTGGCATCACTGCATTACACAATACCTAATAATGTTACAATTTCAAATATATGTACACATCAGTgccaaaaaaaaacattttataaCTGCAATTAATAATTTTCATTTTATCATTGCGATTAATAATCTAAAAAGGCAAACAGGTGGTTTTCCTAAACAAAATAAACCCAAAACATCATATGCCAATTGCCATTGGACATAAGTTACCCATGAAAGATGGGAATTTAAAGGGAATGGATGTATTTATCCTTCTTCACTGGATTATGCGGCATGCTAGAAGAAGCAAAAACATTCAGATGGCCATGATAAAACTTAGCCAGTGATACAACTAAACCAGCTTTGTTTGTAATTGACAAGTATTGCTTTGCTATTAACATGAACAGCAGCAGCTAATATAAGCAATCGAAAATTGGCATCCAACAATTAAGTAAAATGCTACTGATGGTGCACTTGTTTAAGTGGAATTTACAATCCTGAGATAAATTGGGCTTGCAACAATTGCTTTTACATAGTTTTGTAATAGATTAATTTACAATTCGCATTAATTATATCTGTAAATCACTACAAGTTTCAGGCACAACAATTTGTACAACACATTACGCATATGTTTGCATCGGTCTTATCTCCATCAAATGAAGATATATTTCTTTTCCTATAGTTATGATGGATATTAAACTGTGAAAAGATATAAATACATAAATATGTAAGTACAATATCGAGATAAATTGGGCTCAAGGAAGATGACCTACTGTAACAAAAGGGAAAAGATATAAGTACAAAAATTTGTAACCTGCATACGTTTACCTGCCAACTAATCCGAATGCAAGATTAAGCAGAAACTAAAGTCATTATCTCCATCAAATGCTCATCATTTTCGAATGCAAAACTAAGCTGAAACTAAAGTCATTATCTCCATCAAATGCTCATCATTTGAAAGTTGAGAGTAAGACGAAGATTGGTCACTAGTTCTTCCTACTCCCAACTTAAGAGTCCAGAGGCATATAAGGCCTCCATGGTGCAACGATAAGCATGCAGTTATAACCTAGGAATCTCTGCTGCCCTCTTTCGTAGGATGGGAATCTTCTTTCTCGGATTCCCAACCACAAAAGGATTCAGCATCACTAAAAGAATAACCAGAATCTTTACTAGGGCTGGTTAAAGAACGAAATGGCAATCTTGAGGGACTGTCGCCACAACTACCAACAGAGGAGCAATTACTATCATCAGCATTATTACGTTCTAACCCTGTCTCAGAGAAATTCCCaatatctccattttgttgtgctCTCCACACATTCATTTCAGAAAATCTAAAACTGTTTCTAAAGGAAGCATGCATGTGTTTTTCATCCAACAAGTTTCGTgggaaagcagcagcagctacCTTTTCCTGGAACGAACGACGTTCTGAAACCACTCGTTGAAGCAAGTGCAGGTGACTCAACAAAAGGGAGACTGCATCACTGCAATGCTCAATACCTAGTACAATAATGATTTATACATCAAAATGCCGCAAAAATCATGTACAAGTGGTTTTAATTTACTATTCCTTGAAACATAATCATGTGACATAAACATCAAAAGCTAAACCAACCCAAAACTTCATATTCTAGATGCCATTGGACATAAGAAGCAAAAACATTCACATTGCCAAGATAAAACTCAGCCAGTGATACAACTAAATCAGCTTTGCTATTGACAAATAACCTGATCCTACTAAGATAAAAAGGAAACTACCAATAAATAAGAACTAGTGGCTCTAAAATTCAAATATCTCCTAGCTGTATCCAGAGTCTATATTCCCTCTTGTCCGTACTTCCAAATATGTTTCTGGTACAGCACCATCATAAAGCGGTGCTTACTCAGAGCATGTAAAAAAATGGGAAGAATAGCTTACCGTATCACTGCCTGAGGTAATGAAAAAGCCAGGCAATATACTGATTGCTGCCAGAAAAGTGAAAAGTACTACTTATCATAAGggacaataaaaaataaaaatgtaaaatAATGCAACAAACGAGTGgagaattgaaaaagaaaaaagcctCCCAAAACGTTTCTTAGGCATTGCTCCCAAGCATCCAACCAAGCAGGCTTTCTAGAATTCACGTGCTTCCTTCAAAACGGCACAGGAAATATCACAAAGTTAAGCTTGAATACAAGAAAACACCAGAAGTTAATGATACCAATAGCGTGCGAGCCTAACTATTTGTGGCGAATTGGTTGCAGATTGTGCCCTACAGAGGTGACAAACCCAACCAACACCTTTAGACCTTTGGAAGCAAGCCTCCAACTTTGGCCCTGGAAAATGCAGAGGAAGCATCATAGTCTcctcaaaataaaaattttgAAGCTGCCATCATTGGAAGTAACCAAAATAAATTTCAGAAATTCAAGTAACATCAACCACTGTATTTCTAGAATAAAGGCAAAAGAGACGGTCTACAGgtgaaaattgaaataaaaatcaaTCGCACTAGACATGATTACAAGATTACAATTGAAGATTGCAAATCATCTTCAACGAGCATAAGATAAACAGATCTTGTATTACAGGTTCTTACAAACAAAAAGTATCTAACATGTACAGCAGCGCCTAATATAAGCAATCACTAATTGGCATCTAACAGAATCAAGTGAAACGCTACCAGTTAGAACATTTTCTTTAGAGGAATTTACAATACCCAAGTAAGACTAAAATATTCCGCAATCCAAATAACAGCCactaaataaataaagaaaaatgaataGGACAATATCGCCACATCAGGATGAATTGGGCATGCAACACTTCATTGCTTTAACATAGTTTTTATAATACATTAATTCTTTCTGTAAATCACTACAACTGAATAATCGATCAGGAGCAACGATTTCTAAAACACATTCTGCATCTTACAATTAAGTAACACCAATAAAGGAAAAAGACCTACCGTAACAAAGGGAAAAGATAGAAGTACAAAAATAAAGTCGGAACCTGAATATGTTTACCTGTCAACTAATTCGAATGCAAGATTAAGCTGAAACTAAATTCTTTAGCTCCATTAAATGCTCATcattagaaatgttgagactaAGACGAAGATTGGTCACTAGTTCTTCCTGCTCCCAACTTAAAGGTCCAGAGGCATATAAGGCCTCCATGGTGCAACGATAAGCGTGCAGTTCTAATCTATGAATCTCTGCTGCCAATTCCTCTTTTGAAGGATGGGAATCTTCTTTCTCATATCCCCAACCACAGAAGGATTCAGCATCACTAAAAGAACTATCAGAATCTTTAGTAGGGCTGGTTAAAGAATGAAATGGAAATTTAGAGCGACTATCGCCAGTACTACCACAACTACCAACAGAGGAGCAATCACTACCGTCAGCATCATTACTTTCTAACCCTGTCTGAGAGAAATTCCCAATATCTCCGCTTTGCTGTGTTCTCCCCACATTCATTTCAGAAAATCTAGATCTGTTTGTAAAGGAAGCATGCATGTGTTTTTCACCCAACAAATATTGTGGGAAAGCAGCAGCAACTACCTTTTCCTGGAATGAAGGACGTTCAGAAACCATTCGTTGACGCCTACCATCCGTACCAACTGCTCTGAATTTCCGACCAGCTTCAGTGTTTCCTTCAACCTGAGACGTGGCATATGGTGACTCTCTCTTCAAAGCTCCTGATGAAATCACATTGGACTCCTGACAGCCTACCAGATTGTTATCTCCTACACATCGCTTCACCTTCACCTTTCGAACTGCCCCTGGAATTTGGCAGCTTGTCTGGTAGAACCTCGCAGTTGAAACATTATTAGGCTTTCCATCTTCGGTGATCACAGAACCCTGCAAACAAAAATGGAACAACTTATTAGTGAACACCCCAAGCTAAAAATTAAAAATACAGGGATCGCAAACACAAATCGGTAAAAAAAAATGTTCGGGAAGAGACTGACTATATAACatgaaaacaaaataacaacaaaGACGTACATTTCCAACAATAACCCATCTATCATGCTGCCAGGATTGCCGCACTCGAAGAAAAGATTTCTGAACACTCAATTCCTGAGAGGACTCAAGAAGTCTGACCAAAAAGTAATCTCTATTCATAACCTTCAAAACTGTAGCAATCTTCCAAGATATGTTGTCCAACACCTCTACAAGGTCACCGGGAAGCCAATCCACTGAATCTCCCACAGATGGAGGGCAAGGCCTAATATGCTTCCTAGAAACTCTCCCCATCAATGGACTGCCAGTGCTTCCTGGAGACCAGTCATACTTAACATCATAATTGTGGCCATTTCCCCAAAGTATTTCAGCGCAACGCCAGGCGCCTGAGGGAACTTCCTCTTTACTTAGTACTTCAACCTTGCTACCTTTCTTAAATCTCATGATGATTGGAATTTAAGAAACTTATTTCCAAATTTGCCAAACCTGCAAGAAACCAACAAATAGAAAAACTTACATCAGTAATCAGATAACATGACAACAGATTGGAAAAAGAGGAAACGAAAAGAATGATAAACAGTACATATCAATTTCCAAAGGAAATCCAATGAGACAAGATGAGTATAATCCTTAAAAAAATGCAAAATAAATTGTTTTGGCAGTGGTCACCATGATTTTGGAGTAAAAATTAAATCCGCTtgataaaataaaagaaacacaCCCTAATTATCAAATTAAGCACAAAACAACGAGATCTCAACAAATATACAACTTAATAAAAAAAGATCCATTCCAAGAAAATACTAATTTGAAAAAAAACTTTCTGCACAAGAGAACAATACATTTAATCTTTTTACTCTTAACCCTGAAATCAATACAAGTAAATTCTAGACTAATCAAATAATATCCTTTTCACTCTAACCATAAAATCAACAATACATAACCTCAATGAACAGCAAATTATACTGCACAActataataaaattaaaatctctctctaaacacaaaaataaaataaaaataataaaatcagcATCTGTAACAAATTCCATAATTATGAAGTAATTATCGAGATTCAAAAAATTGAATCAtaaaaaaactcatgaatttaatctaagcaattgaacaaaaaacaataataaaccGTAAAATTACTTtcgaaaaaaatacaaaaaaaatctcaCCAACCTTCGCTGAGTTTCTGCTTTCGCAAATCGAATTTCTCCTGTGTTTTTTCTCAAGTTCGATCTTATAGAGAAATTCTTTGTATTCTgagcaaagaagaaaaagaaaataaaaataaaaacaagaatattatgaagaaacaaaaagaaaacagtggttttttttaactttttaggTCAGACAGAAAACAAGAGAGAAAGGGAGAGGAGGAGGGTTTTGAGAGAAGTGAAAATCGGGTGGTGTTTTTGACGTGGTTATCAAGTCCGTTCTTTCGGTTTTTCTTGTCTAATAAAACAAACAACGAATATATACGGTGTATAGTCCTCTAAAGATAGCTTCACAAGTTGGATTAACTAATCCTATCATCACATCTTTCTTTGCGATTCTAACATGCGCCTAGTTTTCTATGACCTAGGCTACATGTTGTTTGTTCGGTTCGGTTCGGTTCGGTTCGGTTCGGTTCGATTTCTGATTCAAATAAAACCAATGAATTCGGTTTTAGAGATTCCAAAAACGGTTTTTTATtatatttgtttcatgtttatgatgtacttctttttcttgaaaaCTATCGTGCAAAACATTTTTTAGTggaatgaaataataatagttgattatcaaagaaaaaaaaagtcgatGATGTTACTGTTAGTCGGTTCAGTACACAACTGTCAAGTCGTGGTAAACCGATAAAAAAACTTGAATTTTCAAGCTTATTAGGGTAGAAAAACCGCACATagcaaataaagataaaactcatGCTGAATATCTTTAGCATATAGGTCTATAACcccttttgttaatttttttggtGTTGAATATGTATTGGTCTGCCCATGTGCAAGTCCGACTCATCGGACCTTTTCCCTAAAAGTGCCTATGCAGGATTGGTTAGTTAGTGCCTCTTCATTTGTTGGTTACCTTGAAATGTCTTTTGAAACTTAGTTTAGGTTTGAGCTAGTTGGGAGTATCTTTtccaataaaaaaaacaaaatctttgAAACAGGTActttaagccttttaaaccatcTAAACCATGTAGATCAGTCGACTCTGGACGTATCCTTCTAGGATCTCCGTTGGTCAGACTGGCTACCACATCTAATTCAATCAAATAAAAGAATTCCGGAGCAGATATTCAAGAAGTAGAGCTCAATTGAGCTAAAATCTTTAAATAAGGGACCAAACCTCCGTGGCTTGCAGGCATGGAAGAGTCATCTCGTTCTTTGCAATCCAATCTTTTATGAATAGGAAACTAAAGTAAGGAACGAAAAAAAATTAGCCGCGAGGATTATATTGCATGGCACAGACACAAGTTATTTGTTTTTTCTAAATTATTTTAGAGGCAAGAAAATGCCAATCTCGTGTATCATATTACAATTCTCCATTAatatattcgttaaagaatgtaAATCAAGATGAATGGGTAGAATAAGGAAAGTGGAAATCTGAAGTCGacaatattatgagaatgaaagaaagaGTTACAAGataaaaacgcgggggtaccaaaatacaccaccaactttttcttatgatacatgtatggaaaaacttaaatataattcagagagttcaacttaataagTCTCAATCTAAGAAGAATATTcggagttatatctctttctttcacaatcagaaagtttatagaggcaagtctgtgaacctgatttgcgggtgagagtacttggtgattccaaaaatcaatttctaagtatcaatcaagtcgtatccaacaaacaaggatggatgtatctactttgattgattaacgcacaacctgtgatatttcaattataaagataaacaatataatgcgaggaaaaataacacaaacatcagaagttttattaatgagagaaccgcaaatgcagaaaagccccgatgcctagtccagattgaacaccaaactttattaagccgatacagacactagcctattaccacTTAACCTCGGACTGgtatgtagttgagccctaaccaagtataacacctattagagcactgctcgatcgaactcgcaagcgttgttatctcaagcttgtttgtaaagtttagttgccaaaactataaatcttgatttttgtctacttatagctatatctcggattaggatatatagaatgtgtagttgagatttagacttcacggcgttcattaattgaagacaaagaactactaaggggagcttgtggaacttcatccacaaaaggtatgtggagacttgaactcatctatcacccacaagtttattctattttatctcctattgagacaaggTCGTacatctatatagactttacattatacacatttgatatttcgagctgagtttaactcgcttatgtctttctcgaaatatgtgtcggaaagctttttgctctaactacattcatcattattcttgacgaaagtcaaaagatgatcatgtgaaaatcacctggtaacatcttacatgatttgtgtgagatagtcatttgatgtacactcggaatatttcgtattgatcattcgaccacttgaaaatttcttataagctaatagtttgtgtgagacagctattgtcgtcttctaagaatgtttcaataattgaaatgggagttaagaactaaaaaccatgtctggatacattacagtTTGTATACCAAGTGTATGAACTTTTTTGATGAAATTCGGGACCGgaagttaagtttgcatacccgttcgcaaacttattcaactgttaagtcagggtacttaagtttgcatacccgttctcaaactaatttaactgttgaagtccgggaaccaagtttacgtacccgttcgcaaacggtttcaactgagttcggtctaGAGCTAAAGtctacgtacccgtttgcaaactgtcggcttgtgaccaatttccggaacttaagtttccgtacccatttgcaaacaggttcaagttctaaaatcagttaggtatgatttcatactcatgaaaaaatacatttataaattaaggaatgcaatctttgcaaaccgtggctaaaatgttcatgaactggttcttttgaatcaatccgattttgcttcaattgtgtcttgtatacttctatgagaatataaaaaattgaataactagtttcatttgagtcatttgaactagttgtgttaagatgaacaaggttgatatgaaagtgttcatatggctaacttcggttaaacaTTATTgaccaatatacacgtttaggtacggttacctatatctaaacgaaggtatatttcatttgtgtgtaacaagctaagaccatataacggtggaaagatattagtttgaatcttgaatcaggtttcatctaacgatgaatattgactGATTTGTCCCAAAGTtatcaaaaccctgatttgaggactatataagggagaactctagcaattgggaaacctaatccccacacctcatgtgtgatactagttgcgactagagtctattctcctttaacctaggtttttcctaaaaccattataagttaacgacttaaagacttcattgggattctaaagacatatccaactattttct
This DNA window, taken from Papaver somniferum cultivar HN1 chromosome 3, ASM357369v1, whole genome shotgun sequence, encodes the following:
- the LOC113355686 gene encoding uncharacterized protein LOC113355686 isoform X2; amino-acid sequence: MRFKKGSKVEVLSKEEVPSGAWRCAEILWGNGHNYDVKYDWSPGSTGSPLMGRVSRKHIRPCPPSVGDSVDWLPGDLVEVLDNISWKIATVLKVMNRDYFLVRLLESSQELSVQKSFLRVRQSWQHDRWVIVGNGSVITEDGKPNNVSTARFYQTSCQIPGAVRKVKVKRCVGDNNLVGCQESNVISSGALKRESPYATSQVEGNTEAGRKFRAVGTDGRRQRMVSERPSFQEK
- the LOC113355686 gene encoding uncharacterized protein LOC113355686 isoform X1, translating into MRFKKGSKVEVLSKEEVPSGAWRCAEILWGNGHNYDVKYDWSPGSTGSPLMGRVSRKHIRPCPPSVGDSVDWLPGDLVEVLDNISWKIATVLKVMNRDYFLVRLLESSQELSVQKSFLRVRQSWQHDRWVIVGNGSVITEDGKPNNVSTARFYQTSCQIPGAVRKVKVKRCVGDNNLVGCQESNVISSGALKRESPYATSQVEGNTEAGRKFRAVGTDGRRQRMVSERPSFQEKVVAAAFPQYLLGEKHMHASFTNRSRFSEMNVGRTQQSGDIGNFSQTGLESNDADGSDCSSVGSCGSTGDSRSKFPFHSLTSPTKDSDSSFSDAESFCGWGYEKEDSHPSKEELAAEIHRLELHAYRCTMEALYASGPLSWEQEELVTNLRLSLNISNDEHLMELKNLVSA